The genomic DNA atggatcagttcaagtacttggggtctgttgttgcagcaaatggttgagtggaatagagggttaggcatgaatgtaaaaagagttttgtatgggaaagtgattgtaccaactgtgatgtatgtatcggagttgtggggaatgaaagtgacgggtagacagaaattgaatgagtttgagatgaagtgtctgagaagtatgactggtgtatctcgagtagatagggttaggaacaaagtagtgagggtgagaacgggtgtagaaaatgatttaacagctagagtcgatatgaatgttttgaggtggtatggccatgttgagagaatggaaaatggctgtctgctaaagaaggtgatgaatgcaagagttgatgggagaagtacaagaggaaggtcaagatttgggtggatggatggagtaaagaaagctctgggtgatatgaggatagatgtgagaggcatgagagcgtgctagatataggaatgaatggtgagcgattgtgacgcagttcatgtaggccctgctgcttcctctggtcgccttggatgacagtggaggtagcagcagtaggggattcagctttatgaagcttcatctgtgctggataacggggtagggtgggctgtggcaccctagcagtaccagccgaacttggttgacttcttcgtcaggctgggaggagcatagagaggaggggtccctttttttcattcatttgatgtcggctaccacccaaaattagtggaagtgccttggtatatggatatggatatatatatatatatatatatatatatatatatatatatatatatatatatatatatatatatatatatatatatatataaaatactgtatattttatatcattgataccataaatcaatcaattatacttaGGGTATCAATTCAAAACTCTATGTTCATAttacagacatccaaaagacacagtctccaAAGCTAAGATGTCCAAGAGTGCAAAAGACATAACTTCTGAAGATCAGATATGggccaaatatgatccagtctatcagagatactttcaaataggtgaggttcctatttttgtggggCTGTATTTACTCAcagatataatgatacaataatatttaatattttctagatatataaccttAAGTCAGGAAAATACACTTATTCATATTTTTAGAGTAATCttatttcttcatgataacttaCATGTTAATTAATAATCCCTTTCTTCACTATATAGGAAATTTTATGTTCTAGatgttaacattctctctctctctctctctctctctctctctctctctctctctctctctctctctctctctctctctctctctctctctctctctctctctctttattaaccCAACTCCTATGAATATCATTAACCTAAACTAGTAAAACATAACTTCTTTAATGCACTTCACAAAACTATAGAACTTTagtaaaatactaatatttaactggtgattaatctaataaactaaatgatagtacatctaaaattatatgatataattctaatcatcaaTATAAATATGATATGTAGGTTTTCTCGAAACTTGCTTTAGGTAAATTTTAGTGTTGGGATTCtatttgtaatagcttatgaagctgtGACATCCAAAACCTATTcattgataaattaataaaaatatttattcataacatcaaaagtcaaaaccatatatcttatatctaaggaatatatcttctatagatattgtatcctcgttttcacataattacttttagttacctatatgtctattcattccaggaacacagaactcTGTACGTGACCATTAtcgtgctggaaaagtagccttgtggtcatggctactacctggtctCGAACGAGTGGGTACTCGGTACggcccagataaaaactttcacagattaaCAACTGATCTCCAGTTTGGTTTATACTCTGAATCAAGAGGTCATTATAACTTAACTGAAGGCTTTCTATCTAGCCCAATCACTCCGACCTTCACTGGCCCAACAAATACTCCAcataacttgacaattgtagcCAAGGCTAACCAGAATCAAGTTAGTGAATCAGCTAATTTGGATATGCTGAGTCAAATGGGGAAGGATTTCCCCTACACGACTGCACTGAGCgtgacagtggccattgcctgctctttgctaatcctaaatatactggttcttactaccgtttattatcgacataaggccaACCGCCAGAGCCTCGCCAAAGGCTCACAGGACGTGAATAGCGAGAGAGGGAATGACGTCCAGTTGCACTCCTCAAGGGAcaattgtaagacaatatatgGCCCAAGGcattatggaaccctgaggccttctatcacaatgcgtagcaacctggccacagcctttgaagaggagtcGCAGCACGACTGGCcgccagactacataagcagcgtacaaaccatagacgatataactggcgtaacatccaataggatctctccagatacgcaaggcaccATTACGAATAAACAAACGCTACatgaaccaaaagaaaatatattaacagttaCAATGCTCAAGCAGCCTCTGGCCtcctacacatctccgaatgatggtcaacttgtctctacatattcaccagtcgatggtcaactcgtccctacgtattcaacaaaagagaatcaactcgtccaaaattattcaccCAGCATAGGCCAACAAGTTATAAGTTATTCTCCTAAGGATGGACAACTAATTCCATATCATTTGTCGAGCAGTGCTTCTACGATGCATAATAGGGAGTAGTTAATGTCAATGTCACTGTAATATACTAAAAATTAGGTTCCCAATCCTTcaaaaacaatgttagatatatTCTAGAATATAGGGTAAATTGGtcttatgattaattttgatcTAGTCAATTATCTCAATATTGCCCTCCAGgattaccatctcgtcttcaaagttatacttaacaaaggccaattaataaaactaattatcttgaataataaaacactcacttcATGATACTCAGGAAAACAATGGTTTTCAGAAAACTAGCCAACTCATCTAAGTACATTCTTCGATCAAAGtctctttttttaataatattttttttttttttttagaataagggTTATGTTATTAAACTATATTGATCCAACACATCTATTATTGTGGTGCAATTAGAACATTATCAAAGATGTAGAAACATAATGATTTACATTTCCTTCCTATCAATCAATTATTGACAGTAATAATTgctaataacaacattaagaaaggAAATGTGGTATTTAACATGTGAAAATTCACGGAGACCAATATTAGGTTCATTAACTATTCCTAAAGTTAATAGAAAGTTGACTACTTTTCATaatcaggaacttttacaaaattcctttttttttccacatttgatagaatatctgatatACCGAAGTAAAGTAACTGGAgccaaattaagagaaaaatattcttaattaaatTCAAAGATTCAAAAAACATCAATTAAATTGGACTGGAGATTTGGTTATGGATGATAATAATTCTTAAATGAAAATCCAAAAATAAGAATcctcaataaatgaataaaaaaaaaaaatacccattttGAGATGTTGATAAATAAGcctaatgaaataatataaaaattatataagaagaagaaatggaaaccCTAATAGTGTCTATCTAAGAAGAAGGAAGTGAACATTATCACTATTGCCATTCacaatagaatgttttgttgttgtgaaactttatatCTAACCTGTGGTTATTTTTGGAGATatgtttatcagtgtgtgtgtgtctatgtatatatgtgtgtgctttttgtataaaataaaaagtaattatattctatcaaagtgtttcgttacctataaacaagaaaattttaaaatttaaattatttctaaaaattagATATTCGAATAAACGAAAGTATATTGTGGTTTATTAGATAACATTTACTTTACCACGAATTttattgatttagcaaattcaaggCCATTGGGGAAAGAGTCAAGAGAACTCGAAGATGTGGTGAGCTAGATTTAGaaattgaataagtatatataaatatatatgtatatatatatatatatatatatatatatatatatatatatatatatatatatatatatatatatatatatatatatatatatatatatatatatatatatatatatatatatatatatatatatatatatatatatatatatacatacatatatatatatttatatatatatatatatatatatatatatatacatatatatatatatatatatatatatatgtatatatatatatatatatatatatatatatatatatatatatatatatatatatgtatgtatataaatatatatatatatatatatatatatatatatatatatatatatatatatatatatatatatatatatatatatatatatatatatatatatatatatatatatatatatatatatatatatatatatatatatacatatgaatatatatatatatgtatatatatatatatatatatacatatatatatatataaatttctttacttattctttaaATCTATTAATGCATCCATCCACCAAACAAATAAGTCTCCTCAAATCACTAATCCACTTTCCATCCTTCTATGTTTCCTATCACGCCATAAAACACGTCTGAAAATCCCTAGGGAGAAAAATGAGTCCTACAAAACCCCAAAACCTAAAAAGGACaattgcaggatatatatatatatatatatatatatatatatatatatatatatatatatatatatatatatatatatatatatatatataaatatatatatatatatatatatatatatatatatatatatatatatgtatatatatatatatatatatatatatatatatatatatatatatatatatatatatatatatatatatatatttatttatttatatacatacatacatacacacacacatacatatatatatatatatatatatatatatatatatatatatatattaatgtatatatacacatatatatatatatatatatatatatatatatacacacacatatatatatatatatatatatatatatatatatatatatataaatatatatatatatatatacatatatatacatatatatatatatatatatatatatatatatatatatatgtatatatatatatatatatatatatatatatacatatatatatatatatatatatatatatatatatatatatacatatatattatatatatatatatatatatatatatatatatatatatatatatatatatatatatatatatatatatatacagagagagagagagagagagagagagagagagagagagagagagagagagagagagagagagagagagagagagagagagagaatgtaataataagtatatattatcattaacttTTAATCTAAAGTTATTTTATTGACAAACAGTTGAATCTTAgtaatattattttgaagaaagttAATAAGAGTTCATTATTGGTAAAATTACTATTAAGTACAACTGTTTTTCAGATCAAACTATGatagtatattcattaaaaaacctTCCTTATAAACTAAAGATAAACCCTATTCTGTTTCATTAAAAAACGTTGACAGGCATATCAATAGTGTGTAAAAGAATAGACAGCTAACAGAATAGAGAGTATGGAGCATAGACAGATGCCAATGTCAAGACACGTTTAAAAATTTGAATAAAGCAACGAATCGGATGGGATGAGTTTTGTATGTTACAATGTATAATGcatattgaggaagaagaaaaggacaattgtaattataatatttttctatattttttttatgtgttaGTTTTTACACAATacagatgcacacacacgcacacacacacacacacacacacacatatatatatatatatatatatatatatatatatatatatatatatatatatatatatatatatatatatatatatgtatatatatatatatatatatatatatataaatgtatatgtatatatatatatatatatatatatatatatatatatatatatatatatatatatatatatttatatatgtgtgtgtgtttatagatatgtatacacatacacacatatgtatatatatatatatatatatatatatatatatatatatatatatatatatatatatatatatgtatatatatatatatatatatatatatatatatatatatatatatatatacatatatatatatatatatatatatatataagtgtatatatatatatatatatatatatatatatatatatatatatacatatatatatgtgtgtgtgtgtgtagagagagagagagagagagagagagagagagagagagagagagagagagagagagagagagagagagagagagagagagagagagattagtcaagCAGTGATGTTGAAAGTCTTTAAAAATCCAAGAGTTGGAGGTAAAATAAGATCTTATTAAAACTTGATCTTCTAAAGGAGAATTCTTGAGGCTTTGGTCCTGTCAGGACTCTGTGTACTGATGGGGAGGTATATCCCAGGTATAAGGAAAAAAAGGATTAAGGTTTCATTTCCTCAAAATACTACTTTTATACCCTTTATGAAGAAATTATTTAATCCAGTTTTCATcaaattattactataatatttGAAGTTCGTTTGCATTAAATTAgtcggaaaaaaaaaatgtgtagttctCCTCCCTGAAGGCTCTAATTCCATATCTTATATGTAAATTCAGTATAGAAACGATTTTCAGTGCTTTTTCTCTAGAAAGAAAGAATTGTTTATGATTTTGTCTACAAAAATAAGAATTattgtggttttatatataaatcCTTATATAGGATCtctaattatattttgatattcttttattactttgACGCATTATTAGATATTTATTGATAATCGGTCTCTAGGTGATATCAATTAATCGAAGCTTGGTGTTACCTTTGCCGaagaaataaaatactaaaatgtgttaaatattataaaaattcaatatctattatattattataaatacttaatCATAATCAGTTTCAATTGAAACTTTAACTTTCAAGTTTCATCAGAAATTgctttattttttatgataattaataaaataataatcattctcAAATTCAAATACCTTGGGTGACtattaatatgctctctctctctctttctctctctctctctctctctctctctctctctctctctctctctctctctctctctttatatatatatatatatatatatatatatatatatatatatatatatatatatatatatatatatatatatatatatacacatgcatatatatatatataaatatatatatatatatatatatatatatatatatatatatatatatatatatatatatatatatatatatatatatatatatatacatatatatatacatatatatacataaatatatatatatatatatatatatatatatatatatatatgtatatatatatatatatatatatatatacacatatatatatatatatatatatatatatatatatatatatatatatatatatatatatatatatacatatatcatacatatacataaatatatgtatatatatatatatatatatatatatatatatatatatatatatatatatatatatatatatatatatatatatatatatatacatatatatatatatatatatatatatatatatatatatatatatatataattctgtatgtatatatatatatatatatatatatatatatatatatatatatatatatatatatatatatatattatttacatgtatatatatatacatacatatatatgtatatatatatatatatatatatatatatatatatatatatatatatatatatatatatatatatatatatatatatttatatatatatatatacatatatatttatatatatatatatatatatatatatatatatatatatatatatatatatattttttttttttttttgggctcaagccatgtcgtcctgatggaagttcctatagggtagcttcctagggtatattacaactacggcgatattcccagagaatttaccttaaggtaccagaattctaactcctggagcgagtatccctcgtgaaagggatatcgcgacatatcagaggacgtattctagacacgtcacatggcaatctacatcctggacagagatttcgtctcgtaggaggtgattggcgagatacgaattcgggaaagaaaaaggggagccgctcccaaggcttccctatcccccgattcgtatgcgtgcctggcgccaatcctggcgccatctgtattcctttttgcgtagcttaacaactcggtgttttttcctgtttttctcgcaaatcttggatttattcgacttttcatggcttcttcgtcttcgtcggcctctgataagttgagtatagtgtctgttatgtataaatgtaggctcttggtaaaattttgagtgattaataggattaatctttgatacaagagccgtagcctaccagaggcgtcttggacgctgtcgctcgctaggtataagttagttagtcagagcgacattcctggttgttttgttttaataaattttagctatttagcattacataggatttcctttcgtgcttagtattatttggcgaagtattcgccattctggcctacgctaggccatgtagcctagtcgtttggtcctagtacttcatgcatgattatggttttttcgagtgtaattaaaattttattgaagctttaggctatattttatacattttagactgtgtggaatatttccaagatagtatacgagtgagtttcggtgaattaggtaatcgattctcttggtgcctaggctagttgcttatggagccttagtatactttatcatactccccggttgctttcttttcttcggagaaggtatgcaatccctttccctctgtttaagccttgggcttatccttaagtggttttttccgaaatttattttcgataaaactatactagggtgttactgtaccttcctgttcctgtagtatggttcaagagggacagaacaacagagtttttagtctgagtctgtgttgtctggcttggggctgagtccccctcgctgacctaacacatacaaagggagcttagctcccttaggtcactaccgaaggtttctgtagtatgattccttcttttgtgatctaccagactagtcctgttgctgttctcacgGGAGGATaaattcttcccttgggagtagcaacgccttccttgctttggtgctctggaagctggcaagtattgctggcctttccccttagatctcctttaggctaagataagtttcttagctgcgggtgatctgtcactaaagcaaggttggcaggaccctcttgtcccttccccctctttcttcatactgtactgtacgtcgttctacatctggacctagtataggttaggatgtggaattgactcagccccttgccggccagcagagctggccggcaggggtcttactgtactgtaagtcgttctacttctggacctagtataggttaggatgtggatttGACTCAGCCCctggccggccggcagagctgctggccggcaaaggtcttatgttttcgagtgctgcccggacctctcttggtccctcatccatgcctgccggaagagccggacggcatgggtcaaggaagccttaattagtttctccccttccttatatgcactctttcggttgccgggcttggaggttgtgtacactcttatcccggcatccattctatttttcttttaagtgctgtacctgtcccggctgccggcctatgaggccggcagccgggcaggtgtagtcctctggttcttttgctgccggctggcatcggtcttgtacctttgccggccggcttatgtcagcccttgtctgccggtcaccaagagtgtggccggcagctgggtactaccttgtgtagttgctagcCGGCAGCCAtcgccggccaacactggctgttaccggccggcagttgctgccgaccggcacaggcatttgaaccagagtgctgccgccctatagctgttaagtagtatactttaaagctagttgtggtgtgtgccggccggcaaaggcaggccggcacacatccccctaatggtaagggttttggtacagcactgtgtcttctaacactattgttttttcttgcacatccctttgctgttgccctacagataggaagctgagttcttccctgtatattatccaggattttaaaatcattgcttaggtgtgagctccacctgtttcctctggaaaccttgcattggttactctagaagagataaaccattttgattttattatctggaaggctgcaacaatgggttgtgagggaaacacaagggtgtgtctttcctttctgaattgttatgctatactatgcatatccagtgatacatagttcacttgatactcatggaaatttcttctctttacagaaggacactccgaagtggggaagtgctttctgcagtGTCAGCaggaagaacctctgcggacatgagttttgtaggagacacgcagcatacgctgtctccaaggatgatctccggtattgggaccctcaggtatgtactgtgtgcactaacctgattactgagacattt from Palaemon carinicauda isolate YSFRI2023 chromosome 34, ASM3689809v2, whole genome shotgun sequence includes the following:
- the LOC137626609 gene encoding uncharacterized protein, whose amino-acid sequence is MLSQMGKDFPYTTALSVTVAIACSLLILNILVLTTVYYRHKANRQSLAKGSQDVNSERGNDVQLHSSRDNCKTIYGPRHYGTLRPSITMRSNLATAFEEESQHDWPPDYISSVQTIDDITGVTSNRISPDTQGTITNKQTLHEPKENILTVTMLKQPLASYTSPNDGQLVSTYSPVDGQLVPTYSTKENQLVQNYSPSIGQQVISYSPKDGQLIPYHLSSSASTMHNRE